A single genomic interval of Microbulbifer variabilis harbors:
- a CDS encoding FKBP-type peptidyl-prolyl cis-trans isomerase, which yields MSNSVIGEHSRVTLHFSLKLDDGTEVDSTFKGDPASFSVGDGSLLPGFEKALFGLKAGDEAEIEIPPELGFGQRNPANMQKVRRDSFAPDIELEPGLVVSFDNGSGELPGVVREIEEDEVTVDFNHPLAGQTLSFHVKIIAVDSIQ from the coding sequence ATGAGTAATAGCGTTATCGGCGAGCACAGCCGCGTAACTCTGCACTTCAGCCTTAAGCTGGATGACGGTACCGAGGTGGACTCCACTTTCAAAGGCGATCCCGCTTCTTTTAGTGTGGGGGATGGCAGCCTGCTGCCAGGCTTTGAAAAAGCCCTCTTCGGTCTCAAAGCTGGCGATGAGGCGGAAATCGAAATCCCCCCTGAGCTGGGCTTCGGTCAGCGTAATCCGGCCAATATGCAAAAGGTGCGCCGCGACAGCTTCGCTCCGGATATTGAACTGGAGCCTGGCTTGGTAGTTTCCTTTGATAATGGAAGTGGTGAATTACCCGGTGTAGTTCGCGAGATTGAGGAAGATGAAGTAACCGTTGACTTCAACCACCCCCTGGCAGGGCAGACACTGAGCTTCCACGTAAAAATTATCGCAGTGGATTCGATTCAATAA
- a CDS encoding GspH/FimT family pseudopilin gives MKNKQGFTLLELLIVLNVLAVLVLIATSSFIPMIQETRLKAVTEELFNAVQLTRTNAITHNQRVTMRNLGSWELGWEIFLDPDNDGLRSNDEHLILKREALKEVQITPNSPVKDYISFISSGESRKTGSPMGAFQAGTLHVCAQEVQAAQALILSRSGRMRIEKADIGNCP, from the coding sequence ATGAAGAATAAACAAGGGTTCACATTGCTTGAATTACTGATAGTACTCAATGTATTGGCAGTACTAGTGCTGATCGCAACATCAAGCTTTATTCCAATGATTCAAGAGACTCGCCTAAAAGCAGTAACCGAAGAGCTGTTTAATGCTGTTCAATTGACTCGTACAAATGCTATTACCCACAATCAAAGAGTAACCATGAGAAACCTCGGAAGTTGGGAGTTAGGCTGGGAGATTTTTCTGGATCCTGATAATGACGGTTTACGCAGTAACGATGAACACTTAATTCTCAAAAGAGAAGCCCTGAAGGAAGTGCAAATAACACCTAACTCGCCAGTAAAGGACTATATTTCTTTTATAAGCTCAGGTGAAAGCCGGAAAACAGGCTCGCCAATGGGGGCATTCCAGGCTGGAACACTACATGTCTGCGCTCAGGAAGTTCAGGCCGCACAGGCTCTAATCCTATCTAGAAGTGGGCGAATGCGGATTGAAAAGGCGGATATCGGCAACTGCCCCTAG
- the ispH gene encoding 4-hydroxy-3-methylbut-2-enyl diphosphate reductase, which translates to MQIRLANPRGFCAGVDRAIDIVNRALDVFGAPIYVRHEVVHNKFVVESLRERGAVFVDELSEVPDDVIVIFSAHGVSKAVQREAEDRNLRVFDATCPLVTKVHIEVSKFSSDGAECILIGHAGHPEVEGTMGQYDGTAGGAIYLVEDEEDVAKLKVNDENNLAYVTQTTLSMDDTARVIDALRQRFPNIRGPRKDDICYATQNRQDAVRQLSLESDLVLVVGSPNSSNSNRLRELAERCGADAKLIDGAVDIDADWLTGKKSIGITAGASAPEVLVQEVIGKLQRLGATVPEEMDGREENIRFSLPKELR; encoded by the coding sequence ATGCAAATCCGACTGGCTAATCCCCGTGGCTTCTGTGCCGGTGTCGACCGCGCGATTGATATTGTTAACCGTGCCTTAGATGTCTTTGGTGCGCCCATCTATGTACGTCACGAGGTGGTACATAATAAGTTTGTGGTGGAAAGCCTGCGCGAACGCGGTGCCGTGTTTGTGGACGAGCTGTCGGAAGTGCCCGATGATGTTATCGTTATTTTCAGTGCCCACGGTGTATCCAAAGCTGTGCAAAGGGAAGCAGAAGATCGCAACCTGCGTGTATTCGATGCCACCTGCCCACTGGTTACCAAGGTGCATATCGAAGTCAGCAAATTCAGCAGTGATGGCGCCGAGTGCATACTAATCGGCCACGCCGGACACCCGGAAGTAGAGGGCACTATGGGTCAGTATGATGGCACTGCTGGTGGTGCTATCTACTTGGTCGAAGACGAGGAGGATGTGGCCAAGCTAAAGGTGAATGACGAGAATAATCTCGCATATGTTACCCAGACCACCTTATCCATGGACGATACTGCCCGGGTAATCGATGCCTTGCGACAGCGCTTTCCCAACATCCGCGGTCCGCGCAAGGATGATATCTGCTACGCCACCCAAAACCGCCAGGACGCTGTCCGCCAACTTTCTCTGGAGAGCGACCTGGTGTTGGTTGTGGGCAGCCCTAATAGCTCCAACTCCAACCGCCTGCGTGAACTGGCCGAGCGCTGTGGTGCCGATGCCAAATTAATCGACGGCGCTGTTGATATTGATGCCGATTGGCTCACAGGCAAAAAATCCATTGGCATCACCGCCGGTGCCTCGGCTCCAGAGGTACTGGTGCAAGAGGTGATTGGCAAATTGCAACGGCTTGGTGCCACAGTGCCAGAAGAGATGGATGGGCGTGAGGAAAATATTCGCTTTTCTTTGCCCAAGGAGCTGCGCTAG
- the pilV gene encoding type IV pilus modification protein PilV, which yields MKKFNAQYGVGLIEVMVTVLILSTSLLGLAALQSRALQYNHSAYMRSQANILAYDLLDRMRASRGRLADYNLGINDAPPMASGNQAQSDLIEWRQALNELLPEGSGGISCDTNNVCTVVIQWAEHDATGSDGNADKSNFQYMTRI from the coding sequence ATGAAAAAATTTAATGCACAGTATGGTGTTGGTTTAATTGAAGTGATGGTAACCGTATTGATCTTATCAACATCTTTACTTGGTTTGGCCGCACTACAGAGCAGGGCACTTCAGTACAATCATAGTGCCTACATGCGATCTCAAGCAAATATCCTTGCTTACGATTTATTAGATCGAATGAGAGCGAGCCGTGGCAGATTAGCTGATTATAATTTAGGTATTAATGATGCTCCTCCGATGGCAAGTGGTAATCAGGCACAATCTGACCTGATCGAGTGGCGACAAGCTCTTAATGAGCTATTACCAGAGGGCTCTGGTGGTATTTCATGTGATACAAATAATGTTTGTACTGTGGTCATCCAATGGGCTGAACATGATGCCACTGGATCAGATGGTAATGCGGATAAAAGTAACTTCCAGTATATGACGAGAATTTAG
- a CDS encoding PilW family protein produces MREQSGISLVELMVSITVGLVLLAGVTQLFLSSNLTFSTQNAMSRVQETGRLAIEFLSEDIRMAGYVGCANPSRHSGSGDMKNFLNDSDLISYRYDVAVEGEDSSKDVAGFPNAALAGTDAILIRSAFGSGVGVADMSNPTQIFVENTGVESGECDEGKDKYSGFCEGDIVVVSSCSYVRVFQATGFVGASTSETIGIQHSDIASFEPGNKVAVWGAETTDGHNSFGKDAQVINLESTFYYIANGTSGRPSLFREVNGEQQELLEGVEDMQITYGLDINDDDVIDAYQTAEKIGSILDWKKVSTVRLDLLVASIEDSVLQEAQPYTFDGKVINNPGDRRLRQVFTSVVTIRSRVP; encoded by the coding sequence ATGCGTGAACAATCGGGGATCTCCCTGGTGGAACTTATGGTATCAATTACCGTAGGTCTAGTGCTTCTAGCTGGTGTCACCCAACTATTTTTATCGAGTAACCTAACTTTTAGTACGCAAAATGCAATGTCGCGAGTTCAGGAAACTGGGCGTTTGGCGATAGAGTTTTTGAGTGAAGATATTCGAATGGCTGGCTATGTTGGATGTGCAAACCCTTCGCGTCATTCAGGTAGCGGAGATATGAAAAATTTCCTTAATGACAGCGACTTGATTAGTTATCGATATGATGTTGCTGTAGAAGGTGAGGATTCTTCCAAGGATGTCGCTGGATTTCCAAATGCCGCACTGGCAGGCACTGATGCGATTTTAATTCGTAGTGCCTTTGGTAGTGGCGTTGGAGTAGCTGATATGAGTAATCCGACCCAGATATTTGTAGAGAATACTGGGGTGGAAAGTGGAGAGTGTGATGAAGGTAAAGATAAATATAGTGGATTTTGTGAAGGTGATATCGTTGTAGTATCAAGTTGTAGCTATGTGAGAGTTTTTCAGGCAACCGGTTTTGTTGGTGCCAGCACCAGTGAAACTATTGGAATACAACATTCGGATATTGCCTCCTTTGAGCCAGGTAACAAAGTAGCAGTTTGGGGCGCTGAGACTACTGACGGACATAATTCTTTTGGAAAAGATGCTCAAGTAATTAATTTGGAATCAACTTTTTACTATATTGCCAATGGAACTTCCGGGCGCCCTAGCTTATTTAGGGAAGTAAATGGAGAGCAACAAGAGTTGCTCGAAGGTGTTGAAGATATGCAGATCACTTATGGTTTGGATATCAATGATGATGATGTTATTGATGCCTATCAAACGGCAGAAAAAATCGGTTCTATTCTTGATTGGAAGAAAGTTTCAACTGTTCGCTTAGATTTGCTAGTGGCTAGTATTGAAGACAGTGTTTTACAAGAAGCCCAGCCATACACTTTTGACGGTAAAGTTATAAATAACCCAGGGGATCGTCGTCTTCGGCAGGTGTTTACCAGTGTTGTAACGATAAGAAGCCGTGTGCCCTAA
- a CDS encoding GspH/FimT family pseudopilin, whose product MHRKRFISTHGKKRTQSGFTLIELLVAMTVFAIVVSVAIPSFTDMINNYRSSALADDFINALHYSRSEAVKRGTNVSICASSNGSSCAGENKWSDGWIVFVDGALTEKAIDPVVDSVLRSWDFKGEEAVIGVTQNAATKFVRFTGMGTLGRFVQTNISVKTSGCTGDSANNIVLANSGVISISKTSCE is encoded by the coding sequence ATGCATCGTAAGCGATTTATAAGTACTCATGGGAAAAAGCGGACTCAAAGCGGCTTTACTTTAATTGAGTTGTTGGTAGCTATGACAGTATTCGCGATTGTAGTTTCGGTCGCTATCCCAAGCTTTACAGATATGATTAATAATTACAGGTCATCTGCATTAGCCGATGATTTTATTAATGCGCTTCATTATTCTCGTAGTGAGGCGGTAAAGCGCGGTACTAATGTATCAATTTGTGCAAGTAGTAATGGCTCTAGTTGTGCAGGAGAAAATAAATGGTCTGATGGTTGGATAGTTTTTGTTGATGGAGCCTTGACAGAAAAGGCTATTGACCCTGTTGTTGATAGTGTTTTGCGCAGTTGGGATTTTAAGGGTGAGGAAGCTGTTATTGGTGTTACGCAAAATGCGGCAACAAAGTTTGTGCGGTTTACGGGTATGGGTACACTAGGTCGGTTTGTCCAGACGAATATCAGTGTAAAAACATCTGGCTGTACAGGAGATAGCGCAAATAATATTGTGCTCGCTAACTCCGGTGTTATTTCAATATCTAAAACAAGCTGTGAATAA